The Streptomyces sp. NBC_00224 genome has a window encoding:
- a CDS encoding MFS transporter, giving the protein MFLTGFAALAVMPLLPVAARDLDGVGLYPLVAGAFVAASLLGGVLGGAWADLGGARRPLTAGLVLTVVTLLVSATSTTIWQLVLGRFTDGIAAGLVAVSVNAAIGQSYPDHLRARALSLMSACWIVPSLAGPPLAGFVAASWSWRVVFFGVAGFTLIPAAVAVLLLRRQPAQPGASQGPGSPEASVRRPALPATVAVSVAAALTQYGVSAFNAWHAVCASVGVVLLVTFAPKLLPPHTWRAGGGLPATVLLRALTSGAFFTLEAFVPLMLSTARDVPGVVTGFAFTGAALAWAGASWVQGRLQNRVPRHRLVAIGAAIMAAAVAVAALCTIPAVPPAAAVSSMAMAAVGMGLATPSLTLLSLAHTPPDRQGYASGAMQTSQSLGQTLVLAVTSALFTAVSAASTSRLPAFAGAYALLILPIAGAACLAGRTRVADAGQHDASGLSVATAEEQLR; this is encoded by the coding sequence ATGTTCTTGACCGGGTTCGCGGCGCTGGCGGTGATGCCGTTGCTGCCGGTGGCCGCCCGAGACCTCGACGGAGTCGGTCTCTACCCGCTGGTGGCAGGGGCGTTCGTGGCGGCGAGCCTGCTCGGTGGTGTGCTGGGCGGGGCATGGGCGGATCTTGGCGGGGCCCGGCGACCGCTGACGGCCGGGCTGGTCCTGACCGTTGTGACGCTCCTCGTCTCCGCGACCAGTACCACCATCTGGCAACTGGTCCTGGGACGTTTCACCGACGGGATCGCGGCGGGCCTGGTGGCCGTGTCCGTCAACGCGGCCATCGGGCAGTCCTACCCGGATCACCTGCGCGCCCGCGCCCTGTCCCTCATGAGTGCGTGCTGGATTGTGCCGTCACTGGCCGGCCCCCCGCTCGCCGGGTTCGTGGCCGCGTCATGGTCATGGCGAGTGGTGTTCTTCGGCGTCGCCGGGTTCACCCTGATACCTGCCGCGGTCGCGGTGCTGCTCCTTCGCCGACAACCAGCACAGCCAGGAGCATCGCAAGGACCTGGGAGTCCCGAGGCATCCGTGCGTCGGCCCGCCCTGCCCGCCACGGTGGCGGTGAGCGTAGCCGCGGCTCTCACCCAGTACGGTGTTTCCGCCTTCAACGCGTGGCACGCGGTGTGCGCGTCGGTCGGTGTGGTGCTGCTCGTGACGTTCGCCCCGAAGCTGCTGCCACCGCACACCTGGCGGGCCGGGGGCGGATTGCCCGCCACGGTGCTCCTGCGGGCGCTGACCTCTGGCGCGTTCTTCACGCTGGAAGCCTTCGTCCCCCTGATGCTCAGCACGGCGCGCGATGTGCCGGGCGTGGTCACGGGGTTCGCGTTCACCGGGGCGGCACTTGCCTGGGCCGGAGCCTCCTGGGTGCAGGGCCGCCTGCAGAACCGGGTGCCGCGGCACCGGCTGGTCGCCATCGGGGCCGCAATCATGGCCGCCGCGGTGGCGGTGGCGGCACTGTGCACCATTCCGGCGGTGCCTCCGGCCGCGGCGGTGTCCTCGATGGCGATGGCCGCCGTCGGCATGGGGCTCGCGACGCCGTCACTCACACTGCTGTCACTCGCGCACACTCCGCCCGACAGGCAGGGCTACGCAAGCGGCGCGATGCAGACCTCGCAGAGCCTCGGCCAGACCCTGGTCCTGGCCGTGACGTCGGCTCTGTTCACCGCAGTCTCAGCGGCGTCGACGAGCCGGCTCCCGGCGTTTGCCGGAGCCTACGCGCTCCTGATCCTCCCGATTGCGGGTGCCGCCTGCCTGGCAGGGCGGACGCGCGTCGCGGACGCAGGCCAACACGATGCCTCGGGATTGTCGGTCGCCACGGCCGAGGAACAACTACGGTAG
- a CDS encoding isochorismatase family protein, producing MPPTPYRAALLVIDMQHDMKPIMHRPERTVGTIAGLSSRARAAKVPVITVQQRGCGDALPGLAPRSGEPVVTKTCADAFLDTDLDETLIRLGVTEVLVTGFATENCVETTARQALSHGYDLVLVADGHTTSVRSQPTDFAPPDQSIAHHNEIYRHIDFPDRSVRVLPAIEVDFMAPELDTPEG from the coding sequence ATGCCACCGACGCCGTACCGCGCCGCGCTCCTCGTCATCGACATGCAGCACGACATGAAGCCCATCATGCACCGCCCTGAGAGAACCGTCGGAACCATCGCGGGACTCAGCTCTCGGGCGCGTGCCGCGAAGGTTCCCGTCATCACGGTTCAGCAGCGAGGATGCGGCGATGCCTTGCCCGGACTGGCACCGCGAAGCGGAGAGCCGGTGGTGACGAAGACCTGTGCGGACGCCTTCTTGGACACCGATCTCGACGAGACGCTGATCCGGCTCGGCGTGACCGAGGTCCTTGTCACCGGCTTCGCCACGGAGAACTGCGTTGAGACGACCGCCCGCCAAGCCCTCAGCCACGGCTATGACTTGGTGCTGGTGGCGGACGGGCACACCACATCGGTCCGCTCTCAGCCGACGGACTTTGCCCCGCCAGACCAGTCGATCGCCCACCACAACGAGATCTACCGGCACATCGACTTTCCTGATCGCAGCGTTCGGGTCCTGCCTGCCATAGAAGTTGACTTCATGGCGCCGGAGCTGGATACACCCGAGGGGTAA
- a CDS encoding AbfB domain-containing protein, translating into MDKQDITSARMRRVITRGIVTTTALAAVVGVAAPGVAIARPGEAVAAAAAIGTDEKQRVEAAAVVGLDATWDVLQRSDLDFIQELWRKAREGGEKYEAVRMAAEEAMLNPDAEAHVRFITGGIHEAYATDRKREQEREAAARGDRLAKSQALIAVGIPGSPDLLALSDDNFVRAVMKHEAAGPQVKAAAAAALAGDAVAWREFITNGAREAHQRDVAAELKELEEKNREEAQRRQELAARKSTAALFNLTPAEAMLSLSDDNFIRELLRQAVAANGPELYAAAQKAALSPNAADWREFIHTGAEKAYKTDAENRRKQIAEANKLRLKQIAAALAKTGVNPWFVAKANKALTGTDEQVVDFLKEDNQYRAMRQSLQPATGKPAGFFVRQSRVDAGEAFVAPVAAKGKQADREDATWVVVPSLAKKADCYSFESARDRGSFLTLKGQRVVAAAHDGSDGSAKAATWCARPGLSGSGKSFVSASQPDRWLRHFAGDVYAADKDGKNRFDGGKDFAQDASWKLANPLAP; encoded by the coding sequence ATGGACAAGCAAGACATCACCTCTGCGCGCATGCGCAGGGTCATCACCCGCGGCATCGTCACCACCACCGCTCTGGCCGCAGTGGTCGGCGTGGCCGCGCCGGGAGTCGCCATCGCCAGGCCCGGGGAGGCCGTGGCCGCGGCCGCCGCCATCGGTACCGACGAGAAGCAGCGCGTGGAGGCGGCCGCCGTCGTCGGCCTCGACGCCACGTGGGACGTGCTCCAGCGCAGTGACCTGGACTTCATCCAGGAGCTGTGGCGCAAGGCCCGCGAGGGCGGCGAGAAGTACGAAGCGGTACGGATGGCGGCCGAGGAGGCCATGCTCAACCCCGACGCGGAGGCCCACGTACGGTTCATCACCGGCGGCATCCACGAGGCGTACGCGACCGACAGGAAGCGCGAGCAGGAGCGCGAGGCCGCCGCCCGTGGCGACCGGCTCGCCAAGTCGCAGGCGCTCATCGCGGTGGGCATCCCCGGCAGCCCCGACCTGCTGGCGCTGAGCGACGACAACTTCGTACGCGCCGTCATGAAGCACGAGGCCGCCGGTCCGCAGGTCAAGGCCGCGGCGGCAGCCGCGCTCGCCGGTGACGCGGTCGCCTGGCGCGAGTTCATCACCAACGGTGCCCGCGAGGCCCACCAGCGCGATGTGGCGGCCGAGCTCAAGGAGCTTGAGGAGAAGAACCGCGAGGAGGCGCAGCGCCGCCAGGAGCTGGCCGCGCGCAAGAGCACGGCGGCCCTGTTCAACCTCACGCCCGCCGAGGCCATGCTCAGCCTCAGCGACGACAACTTCATCCGCGAACTGCTGCGCCAGGCCGTTGCGGCCAACGGCCCCGAGCTGTACGCCGCCGCCCAGAAGGCGGCGCTGAGTCCGAACGCGGCCGACTGGCGCGAGTTCATCCACACCGGCGCGGAGAAGGCGTACAAGACCGACGCCGAGAACCGGCGCAAGCAGATCGCCGAGGCCAACAAGCTGCGTCTGAAGCAGATCGCGGCCGCCCTGGCCAAGACCGGGGTCAACCCCTGGTTCGTGGCCAAGGCCAACAAGGCGCTGACCGGCACGGACGAGCAGGTCGTCGACTTCCTCAAGGAGGACAACCAGTACCGCGCGATGCGCCAGTCGCTGCAGCCCGCCACCGGCAAGCCGGCCGGCTTCTTCGTCCGGCAGTCGCGGGTGGACGCCGGCGAGGCCTTCGTCGCGCCCGTCGCGGCCAAGGGCAAGCAGGCCGACCGTGAGGACGCCACCTGGGTCGTGGTGCCCTCCCTCGCCAAGAAGGCCGACTGCTACTCCTTCGAGTCGGCCCGTGACCGCGGCTCCTTCCTGACGCTGAAGGGCCAGCGGGTCGTGGCGGCCGCGCACGACGGAAGCGACGGCTCGGCCAAGGCCGCCACCTGGTGCGCCCGCCCGGGCCTGTCCGGCTCGGGCAAGTCGTTCGTGTCGGCGAGTCAGCCGGACCGCTGGCTGCGGCACTTCGCGGGCGACGTCTACGCCGCCGACAAGGACGGCAAGAACCGCTTCGACGGCGGCAAGGACTTCGCCCAGGACGCCAGCTGGAAGCTGGCCAACCCGCTCGCGCCCTGA
- a CDS encoding RICIN domain-containing protein: protein MSRIIRGALAATAGLAALAGTVTAVHAADTTTTTTAAEAATVQLQAAHSGQCLTIGKGSLRNGANAVQSTCADGVDSQLFEMAPTGDGTLELRPKHSGKCLEVENSGTEGGSNIQQWWCSGGTNMRWRPFLVDVAKDLYELRPAHTTAARCLDIKSGAVTEGANTQLWYCNGSAAQQWQIKPVKA from the coding sequence ATGTCCCGGATCATCCGAGGCGCGCTGGCCGCCACCGCCGGCCTGGCCGCCCTGGCCGGCACCGTCACCGCCGTCCACGCGGCCGACACCACCACCACTACGACCGCCGCCGAGGCGGCCACCGTGCAGCTGCAGGCGGCGCACAGCGGTCAGTGCCTGACCATCGGCAAGGGCAGCCTGCGCAACGGCGCCAACGCGGTGCAGAGCACGTGCGCCGACGGCGTCGACAGCCAGCTCTTCGAAATGGCTCCCACCGGTGACGGCACCCTTGAGCTGCGGCCCAAGCACAGCGGCAAGTGCCTCGAAGTGGAGAACAGCGGCACCGAGGGCGGCTCGAACATCCAGCAGTGGTGGTGCAGCGGCGGCACCAACATGCGGTGGCGCCCGTTCCTTGTGGACGTCGCCAAGGACCTGTACGAGCTGCGTCCCGCGCACACGACCGCGGCCCGCTGCCTCGACATCAAGAGCGGCGCCGTCACCGAGGGCGCGAACACCCAGCTGTGGTACTGCAACGGCAGCGCGGCCCAGCAGTGGCAGATCAAGCCCGTCAAGGCCTGA
- a CDS encoding RICIN domain-containing protein, translating into MSRIIRATLAITASVAALAGTATAVHADAAEDAAAKAAKAAREAANTARASADEAAARAKLPEATVQLQVASSGKCLEINNGAINDGLPAQQWTCNPDTVAQHWRMVPKGGASYELRTVTGNKCLEVENSGTKAGAAVQQWTCSGGAQMRWQAVLVDPARKLFQLRPTHTQDRCLDIVSAKTENGVKAQSWYCNQSDAQLWQIKPVKVK; encoded by the coding sequence ATGTCCCGGATCATCCGTGCCACGCTGGCCATCACCGCCAGTGTCGCCGCCCTGGCCGGCACCGCGACCGCCGTCCACGCCGACGCGGCCGAAGACGCGGCCGCCAAGGCGGCCAAGGCCGCCAGGGAAGCGGCCAACACGGCACGCGCGAGCGCCGACGAGGCCGCCGCGCGGGCGAAGCTGCCCGAGGCGACCGTCCAGCTGCAGGTCGCCTCCAGCGGCAAGTGCCTGGAAATCAACAACGGCGCGATCAACGACGGCCTGCCGGCCCAGCAGTGGACCTGCAACCCCGACACCGTCGCCCAGCACTGGCGCATGGTCCCCAAGGGCGGCGCCTCCTACGAGCTGCGGACCGTCACCGGCAACAAGTGCCTCGAAGTCGAGAACAGCGGCACCAAGGCCGGCGCGGCCGTTCAGCAGTGGACGTGCTCGGGCGGAGCGCAGATGCGCTGGCAGGCCGTGCTCGTCGACCCGGCGAGGAAGCTCTTCCAGCTGCGCCCCACCCACACCCAGGACCGCTGCCTGGACATCGTCAGCGCCAAGACGGAGAACGGCGTGAAGGCCCAGTCGTGGTATTGCAATCAGTCGGACGCCCAGCTGTGGCAGATCAAGCCGGTCAAGGTCAAGTGA
- a CDS encoding ALF repeat-containing protein yields the protein MRRQWWVAQATAVALLAGGGVLAAGAAPAWAGAPLSTAASTAAAEQPADPAAALKAAAAQSARDYVHSIAVSKLPAELRVSAWNALRSTRGDEAIAEWMAPGGGYTYAKQRLKDSRAQNRSFCERVVATHTAQFSPAVRAAAEKALKGSDADRAAFVKTGYAQAQKRDRESREADVQHRLEVVAADREFVAALAQHAPGEQVRVEAQWALRPGATDADITEFYGYGWATGGSLDLEAYRLHVSDAETGRRAALSQLIAKAAAAQEAVKGAADAAKARAEAEAAWKAVSEHAGSAQKAWLAEQEAAAAQAENWRNVAKAAKESANGLWKGIGDPAEANQTSWAEEQAGAAASAGFWKDMFERAQEAESRVKG from the coding sequence GTGAGGCGTCAGTGGTGGGTCGCGCAGGCCACGGCGGTCGCCCTGCTGGCCGGCGGGGGAGTGCTGGCGGCGGGGGCGGCACCGGCATGGGCCGGTGCGCCCCTGTCCACCGCCGCGTCCACCGCCGCGGCGGAGCAGCCGGCCGACCCGGCGGCGGCGTTGAAGGCCGCCGCCGCGCAGAGCGCGCGCGACTACGTCCACTCGATCGCCGTCTCGAAGCTGCCGGCCGAGCTGCGCGTCTCCGCGTGGAACGCGCTGCGCAGCACCCGGGGGGACGAGGCGATCGCCGAATGGATGGCTCCCGGCGGCGGTTACACGTACGCCAAGCAGCGCCTGAAGGACTCTCGCGCGCAGAACCGGAGTTTCTGCGAGCGGGTCGTGGCCACGCACACCGCGCAGTTCTCCCCGGCGGTGCGCGCGGCTGCCGAAAAGGCGCTGAAGGGCTCGGACGCCGACCGTGCGGCCTTCGTGAAGACCGGTTACGCGCAGGCGCAGAAGCGGGACCGGGAAAGTCGTGAGGCGGACGTCCAGCACCGGCTGGAAGTCGTGGCCGCGGACCGGGAGTTCGTCGCCGCGCTCGCCCAGCACGCCCCGGGCGAGCAGGTGCGGGTGGAGGCACAGTGGGCGCTGCGGCCGGGTGCCACGGATGCCGACATCACCGAGTTCTACGGGTACGGCTGGGCCACCGGGGGGTCCTTGGACCTGGAGGCGTACCGGCTGCACGTGTCGGATGCCGAGACGGGCCGGCGCGCCGCACTGTCGCAGCTGATCGCGAAGGCGGCGGCCGCCCAGGAGGCGGTCAAGGGCGCCGCCGACGCCGCCAAGGCCCGCGCCGAGGCGGAGGCCGCCTGGAAGGCGGTGTCCGAGCACGCGGGTTCCGCGCAGAAGGCGTGGCTGGCGGAGCAGGAGGCCGCGGCCGCGCAGGCGGAGAACTGGCGGAACGTCGCCAAGGCCGCCAAGGAGTCCGCGAACGGGCTCTGGAAGGGCATCGGCGATCCCGCCGAGGCCAACCAGACGTCCTGGGCCGAGGAACAGGCGGGAGCGGCCGCGTCGGCCGGCTTCTGGAAGGACATGTTCGAGCGGGCCCAGGAAGCGGAGAGCCGCGTCAAGGGCTGA